A single region of the Silene latifolia isolate original U9 population chromosome 8, ASM4854445v1, whole genome shotgun sequence genome encodes:
- the LOC141597280 gene encoding uncharacterized protein LOC141597280, whose translation METQGSSNTQIITKKVWNIFQILYAMVKRGISKSKLIVDLNLLLKRGNALAGRAIHGLVIHHNALICKSNNLNNHFISPKEYEFSCSNSPELGPFQVIMAHQKKSSWLKPNHKRYRYNLEDPTTVAAVQRVLEMLNSNEGPTASPLGVGVGVAGQGQYSSLPGFGSDKSPLTRQLRVTDSPFPLKDGKGNDEEQEEDVKVNKAADDFIKRFYKNLKMQKSLESPCHIWAR comes from the coding sequence ATGGAGACTCAAGGATCAAGTAATACACAAATAATAACAAAGAAAGTATGGAATATTTTCCAAATACTTTATGCCATGGTGAAGAGAGGCATTTCAAAGAGCAAGCTAATTGTTGATCTTAACTTGCTTCTGAAGCGAGGGAACGCGTTAGCGGGTCGGGCCATCCATGGACTTGTCATTCACCATAATGCCCTTATATGCAAGTCTAACAACCTTAACAACCACTTCATTTCTCCTAAGGAGTATGAGTTTAGTTGTAGCAATAGCCCCGAGTTGGGCCCATTTCAAGTCATCATGGCCCACCAAAAGAAGTCTAGTTGGCTCAAACCTAACCATAAACGTTACCGTTATAATCTCGAGGATCCTACCACTGTGGCTGCAGTGCAAAGGGTCCTCGAGATGCTCAACTCTAATGAAGGGCCCACAGCCTCCCCATTGGGAGTGGGGGTGGGAGTGGCCGGGCAAGGACAGTATAGTTCCTTGCCCGGGTTTGGGAGTGACAAAAGTCCCCTAACTCGACAATTAAGGGTAACGGATTCCCCTTTCCCGTTAAAAGATGGGAAAGGGAATGATGAGGAGCAGGAGGAGGATGTGAAGGTTAATAAAGCCGCTGACGATTTTATAAAAAGGTTTTATAAGAATTTGAAGATGCAAAAATCTTTGGAGTCTCCTTGCCATATATGGGCTCGTTGA